One Diabrotica virgifera virgifera chromosome 3, PGI_DIABVI_V3a genomic window carries:
- the LOC126881518 gene encoding mediator of RNA polymerase II transcription subunit 19 yields MMGDQFRKVEQYSPKSSPRGARSPVVSRQDSSGTLKTTILLGKNPSIVPSGPFYLMKEPPGESELTGATNLMTYYGLEHSYSKFSGKKLKEQLSSFLPTLPGVIDSPGQQDNSSLRSVIEKPPVGGKELLPLSNIQLDGFRLHPGPLPEQYRYANAAPIKKHKNKHKKHKHKETGLPSQETAVSDTNSETHEKKHKKQKRHDEEKRKRKKEKKRKKQKHSPEHSAGLTPSQHSI; encoded by the exons ATGATGGGAGATCAGTTTCGGAAAGTTGAACAATATTCTCCAAAATCGTCGCCAAGAGGGGCCAGGTCCCCTGTCGTATCACGTCAAGATTCTTCGGGAACATTAAAAACAACAATTTTGCTAGGAAAGAATCCCTCCATAGTCCCTAGTGGACCTTTCTATTTAATGAAAGAACCACCCG GAGAATCTGAGCTAACAGGAGCCACAAATTTGATGACATATTATGGCTTGGAACATTCCTATAGCAAATTCAGTGGTAAAAAGTTAAAGGAGCAGTTATCTTCATTTCTACCCACTTTACCTGGTGTCATAGATTCCCCAGGACAACAAGACAATAGTTCCTTAAGATCTGTTATCGAAAAACCACCAGTAGGTGGTAAGGAGCTTCTTCCACTATCCAATATCCAATTAGATGGATTTCGACTTCATCCTGGACCT CTTCCTGAACAATATCGTTATGCCAATGCAGCCCCCATAAAGAAACACAAAAACAAGCATAAAAAACATAAACACAAGGAAACAGGCCTACCTAGTCAAGAAACAGCTGTATCTGACACAAATAGTGAAACTCACGAGAAGAAACATAAAAAGCAGAAACGACATGATGAAGAAAAGAGAAAACGGAAAAAggagaagaagaggaagaagcaAAAGCATAGCCCTGAACACAGTGCCGGTCTTACACCTAGCCAGCATTCTATCTAG